The Raphanus sativus cultivar WK10039 chromosome 6, ASM80110v3, whole genome shotgun sequence sequence GTGGTCCTACGATTTTTTAAAGTTTCTTACCTTTTTTTCtccttctttttctccttcgtcttcttcctccttcattctctattttttttagaaaattcaaatttgattcttaaatttcttttctcaaatttttttatgaaatcgttttctccatcactcgatctatcttttgagatctGTGAAGGTGTATCTCCGAGGTTGGTGTACACCTTATTTAatgtacatatattattttgtgtacgtttttaacatatatatgtgtacattcAAATGAACAAATAACAAATGCTAAATCTCATTAAAATTATGAGATATCACTTAGCTTGTGTACCATGTACAAGTAAAATGATGTACATGTAGAATATTGGACATTAGTGTACATTTGGATACATagtgtacatatgtacactTTATTAATAATGTCCACATGTACACTCTTATGAATACAAGTAGctcaatattaaatttatcaacATGTACACTTGTTTACTAATATTTACATGTATATTTTATCATGGTGCAACATTcaattaaacatttatatatacacTTACACTGTTAAAACATTGTGCATATGTACACCATGTTTGTCAGTACTTTTATGAATTAATTGTATGTTTGTTTCAACATGTTTAGGGAATAAACAAATGAAATCCTCATGTACACCATATTTGTCAgtatttttatgaattaattaagtttttttaatgaACAAAAAACTCTTAAGTCATCTTATTTGAACATGTGTGCATATATAaaagtgtacatgtgtacaaagattatatgtttatatgtttacttgtgtatatatatacatgattatTTGTGTGTATGTGTACATGTTTACTTGTATACATGTGTATATTATTGAAGTGATGTACAAATAGGATACAAGGTTAAGATATAGTTTTGTTTGATTTGTGTGATTTGGTAATCGTGTACAAATGTATATTGTATAGTATGTTTAcatgtgtatatgtatataattttaagcGATGTACAAGTAGAACACGACATTGAGTTATGTGGTTTGGTAACCATGTACAAGtgtatataatttcaaaatgagtcctaaaataaattaaatgaacttaaaatgccaaaaatcactaaaatcatGAGAAATCACTCAAATTACGTATCATATACAAGTAAAATAGTGTAGATGTGAAATATTGAGCATTAGTGTATATTTGGATGCATAGTGTACACATGCACACCCTGATGGATACATTATGTAAGTGGACAATCATGGTTGTGTACACATGTGTACATTCGAGGTTATGTACATGTGTATAATTGTGGTTATGtacattattatatattatatatatacatatatgttcgAAACATGTTTATTGCACATCAAAATTGTGGTTTTATATTACAAAGGTTTTACAAAATGCACAACCAGTGTGTACACCTATTTTCATGTACACCATATTCAGTTTGACTTGatctattttattatgtattttggttttttagtAAACAACCGTCAATCCACCTACTTGTGTATATTGGTCAATTTTCGAAGTACACATGTACATGTCACAAAGTGTAcacaaaataaccaaaaactCCTTGATTCTCATTTCAAGACTTCTTCATAATTGCACGATGATCCTTGTTTTTATTGCTTTCATTTTTGCCTCCTAAATATCAAAGCTAATAAAATGTAttggaaaataaattaaatgaacttaaatcaaaactaaaaatcattaaatatgaATAACCCACAAAATCATATGTACACCTATTGTTATGTAGTTTGGTATTCTTTTAGTAAGCAAACACCAGTCTACCTTATGTGTACAACTTATTCACATAATTTGGTTCATTTTGAATGTACACGTGTATATGTCAAAAAGCGTACACAAAATAACATGTGTACATTAAATAAGGTGTATACAAACATCAGAGATACACCTTCACGGATCTCAAAAGATAGATGGAATAATGGAAAAAACGacttcataaaaaaatttgagaaaaaaaattaagaatcagATCTGAATTTTCTAAGCAAatttcattttacaaaaaaagatgCAAAGTttgagagaaagaagaagatgaaaaaaagACACAAGGATCCACCACTTTATTATGGTTGTGGTTTAATCTCGTGAGAAAGGAAAAAAAGTAAAGTTAGTATATTATCTTTAGTTACAAATTCATTTAGTTAGattttaagtaaaaaatatGATTAGTTAGTAAAAAGTACCCTAATAGCATAAACTGTTTTATTGTgtaataaaaacttgaaaactGCATTTGAGTGTAATTGTTTCTTATTTCTAatctaaatactaaaaatgtttaCATACTTGGATTTAGATAATTTGATGggtttagataaaaaaatatagaaatgttCTCGCGGTAATCTGATAACGTTTTAACAGTTTTGGTAgttaaataatcaaatcaaattttcaaaaacttgTAGTGAATTGTATggcaaaataatcaaatacaaaaataatagtaCTAACTTCAAAATGATTTTTCGGTTTATTTGACTAGTTagttgaaatattaaaaatataatggttTCATAAccgtatataaaatatgatgacAGTGCCTTTTATTTTCACTTCTTATAACTACTATGAATCTTAGTATATAATAATTGTTGACCcaaaaattttaacttttacaaacaaaaaaaaattgtagtgAACCAAAGTTTCATCTTAATCTTATGATTGTGTTggtcaaataaataaaaataaaatagattattataatcattaaaatgaatatatagTTTGTTAGCTTTTACTTATTTTACTATGTAGTGatgttataatttatatagcagtatttaagaaaatatagaggCATTTTATTTTCAATCTCTTATGTTAGTTATAAGGGTTGGCACGGCTCTATTAATGAAGTTGCATGCAAAAAGATGGGGTAATAATAGGAGGTAATAACATGCAGAAAAAGCATTTGAGTTGAAATCATCATCCCAATTTCCAAACATAATCATTCTctttgtttgatcaaaaaaaaatcattctctttaacaaagaaaaatcCTTTTccttcaaattttgttttaatctaTGCCCGCTTTAAAGTTGCCGATGATACGCAAGTCCATCATATTCTTTAGAAATCAAGATTTGAGTCTATATATAGTGGCGAATCTAGGTGAGCCAAGAAGGTGGCAAGTGCCACCataaagttttgaaaatttgcattatatatcttaaattttagttatcCTTCCCTACTAAAAGTCATATCTTAGCcataattttaagtttatatgTGTTTGCACCCCATAAAAATAGAATTCTACATTCGTCactgtctatatatatatatatatatatatatatatatatatatatatatatatggtttagtTTCAAGCCTATGTTGTACAAATACTAAATGAACACATTGTTAGAGACAATAACATTGTGCAAGAACTGAATGAATAATAGTCTCAGTGTGAGTTTTTCAGTAGTTCATAGATAGGAGGGTGAAAGGTTTAGTTGCGCAATAAATTGAAACCGCTTCTTTCTGACCTACCATGTATTAATATGGCCGAAtcattgacaaaaaaacatataaaatccTATCTATGAAACCATATAGCTTAATTTAAACATTTCAACGTCTACATACTTAATCCACCCTTATGCCCATTTAAACAAAAGCACTTAAGTTATAGTTGACATGAAATCATAATTTTCATTtcccttttaaaatttaaatctttaATCAAGTTATCAACAAACATCAACAAAATGGTGCAAACAAATTCTTCAAATATAAGTACGGATTAGAAAAGGTGCGGGAGGAGCAAAACTTCTTAAGGATAAGTTCTAATTAAAATGTTAGGgtaattttctcaaaaatattttttcgtATGAGGGAGGagcaaaaactattttttttgtacCGTTTCTAtttaatagaaatatatattgttgTAATTTTGGGACGActatattttagcaaaaaaatatattttaataaagacgaatagaaaatatttttttagcaaaaaaaagacgaatatattttaataatataatggCATCAAAGGGTAGTGTAGATCAAAATAATGTAAACCCAACAAAAGAAAACGAGTTTGAATTGACGATTGAACATTTGAACTCGTAATAAAGAAGACATAAAGAAAACGagttttattgtattttatgtTGACTTCCGTTAAAGGAATCTTCGATcgacttatttttgttaaaaatctcTTATTTTTTATACAACATAATAAATATCCTCATAATTGACAAAATCTATTCACCTAATTTTTTCTATCTTTTTTGTCTTGTCGGCAATTTCCTCTTGTCTAGAATATAGGTCATAATTATGAGGGGGTATGTAGAGTCTAGTTTATGTATggcaaaataatcaaatacaGTACAAAACTAATAGTACTAACTTCAAAAtgatttttcagtttatttgaCTAGTTagttgaaataataaaaatataatggttTCATAACCgtataaaaaatatgatgacaGTACCTTTTATTTTCACTTCTTATAACTACTatgaatctaaatatataataattgttgacccaaaaaatttaataattattcagttccataattttatttttaatatttttagaactGCAAGAAGATATCTATATACTTATAACCGATTAACTTGACTATACAATTCATATTCCATAAGTGAAAATAATATCTTCAGTGATTTCTTCATGTCTTTTATTTTACCATTAGATGCAAAAGCTAAATCTAATAAACTCaacattaaagaaaaataaaaagagtttcTTCATTTTGTGAGTCACACGCTTGGACCAAAATCCCATCCAgaagaaatatagaaaaatatctCAGGTTAACACGTCAAAATATTAAATGCATTTACAATAGTTAATTTCATATAAAGACAAATCAGAAGCTCACTTATTTGATCTCCTTTACATTCCCGAAACCGAAAATTTCGAAAGACTCGACTTTTCTTCACTTGAACCCGCGTTTTTCCGCCGGGAAACACCGCCACCGCCATCTCCGGCCGGATAGAAACAAAGagataagctttttttttttttttttgtcaataagCTTCTGTTAGTCGCTGAGTTCTTGACTCGGCGATGGGTAACTGTAACGTCTGCGTGAGGCCTCCCGAATCGGAAAACTCTAAACCGACTCCTAAACCGAAGAAAACCAATCAAAACCGGAAACTAAACCCATTCACCTCCGATTTCATCAGATCTCCGGTTCGAACACGCGGCATCAAGGACGTGATAATCCCCACGAGCCACCAGACCAAGATCACCGACAAGTACATCCTAGGCCGAGAGCTAGGTCGCGGCGAGTTCGGAATCACCCACCTCTGCACCGACCGCGAGACACGCGAAGCCCTGGCTTGCAAATCGATCTCCAAGCGGAAGCTCCGAACAGCCGTCGACGTCGAGGACGTGCGCCGCGAGGTCTCGATCATGTCCACTCTGCCTGACCACCCCAACGTGGTGAAGCTCAGGGGGACTTACGAGGACAGCGAGAACGTGCATCTGGTGATGGAGCTGTGCGAAGGCGGGGAGCTTTTCGATAGGATCGTGGCGAGGGGACATTACACGGAGCGTGCGGCTGCTGCTGTTGCGAGAACGGTCGCTGAGGTCGTGATGATGTGTCATGTTAATGGGGTTGTGCATCGTGATTTGAAGCCTGAGAACTTTTTGTTCGCTAATAAGAAGGAGAACTCTGCCTTGAAGGCTATTGATTTTGGATTGTCTGTCTTCTTCAAACCTGGTCTAGTTTCCATCTCTTGAGTATGCTTAGTGAAATGCTAGGCCATAACTAGATTATCAATTTGGCGGATTAGGCCTTAATTAATTGTtgattgattttatatatatattctacatttttataagatattttagttttctggatttaattacaaaattattttgatgaatttGTAGAAGTAAAAGGAATTCTACAAATTTGTGGATTTgtagtaatattattatttagatCGATTTAAAACTGTTTTGAAGAATGTTTTTAACcaatttatttaaatcatataaatctTTTTGGTTAGTATGCTTAGTGAAATGCTAGGCGGATTAGCTATTAGGCGGATTAGGCCTTAATTAATTGTtgattgattttatatatattctacatttttataagatatattagttttttggatttaattacaaaattattttgatgaatttATAGAACTAAAGGAATTTTACAAattagtaatattattattatttagacTAATTTCGATTTAAAACTGTTTTAAAGAATGTTTATAACcagtttatttaaattatataaatctttttggTTAGTATGGATTTGCCGCCTAGACTGATTTTTTACTATTAGTGTGTAAAGTTTATTCCTTTATTGCAGGAGATAAGTTTACGGAGATTGTAGGAAGTCCATATTACATGGCTCCTGAAGTGTTGAAGAGAGATTATGGGCCAGAGGTTGATGTTTGGAGTGCTGGAGTTATCATCTACATCTTGCTCTGTGGTGTTCCTCCGTTTTGGGCCGGTTAGcttcttgttttctcttttttttttcttgatatatacaaagtttgtgtgATTTGTCTGCCTAAGTTTGTGGTTTCTGTTGACAGAGACGGAACAAGGTGTTGCTCTTGCTATCTTGAGGGGAGTTATTGATTTTAAGAGAGACCCTTGGCCTCAGATATCAGAGAGTGCCAAGAGCCTTGTGAGGCAGATGTTGGATCCTGATCCCACTAAGCGTTTAACTGCTCAGCAAGTGTTAGGTAATGTTCTTTTTATGCTCTTTTGTTACCCTGATTTGGTCCAACTGATTCTAACGCCATCACTAACCGTATCGCCTCTCAGCTCACCCTTGGATACAGAATGCAAAGAAAGCTCCAAATGTTCCGTTAGGGGATATAGTCAGATCAAGATTGAAGCAGTTCTCTATGATGAATAGATTCAAAAAGAAAGTTCTTCGTGTATGTTGTGTTTTGCCTTTTAGACTTTCAAATTGTCTGGTctctttaatttgtttttgatcATTATCATCTCTCTTTGATGACCCCAGGTAATAGCTGAGCACTTGTCTATTCAAGAGGTTGAAGTGATCAAGGACATGTTCACGCTGATGGATGATGACAACGATGGTAGAATAACTTACCCGGAACTCAGAGCTGGACTTCAGAAGGTTGGCTCACAACTTGGTGAACCAGAGATCAAAATGTTGATGGAAGTGGTAACTTTCTGCATCACCTCTTCtcttatgaaagaaaaaaacatagctGAAAATCCTTGTGGGGTTTGAACGCAGGCTGATGTTGATGGGAATGGGTTTCTGGACTACGGAGAGTTTGTAGCTGTGATCATTCACTTGCAGAAGATAGAGAACGACGAGCTTTTCAAATTAGCTTTTATGTATTTTGACAAAGATGGAAGTACATACATCGAACTTGATGAGCTAAGGGAAGCTTTAACTGATGAGTTAGGCGAACCAGACATCAGTGTTCTAAACGATATCATGCGCGAAGTTGATTCTGACAAGGTTCtgtctaatctctaaaataacCTTCCATAAGGCCTAACAGTTGAGCTTGTAAAGAGTAAATAATGAGAGTGTTTGTTTTTGGCAGGATGGGCGTATAAACTATGATGAGTTTGTTACGATGATGAAAGCAGGAACGGATTGGAGAAAGGCATCAAGGCAATACTCAAGAGAGAGGTTCAAAAGCCTAAGCATTAATTTGATGAAAGATGGGTCACTACATCTCCATGATGCTCTCACTGGACAATCTGTCCCTGTTTGATTTGATTCGTTTTTCACTGTttgttctttgagagatgaTGGTccttaaaagataaatattttggtttgtatTTGTACGTATTATTTTGTTCAAATGTTCTATCTTTATTATCACAAACCCaactcaaaaccctaaacccaatcAGGAATAAGTACAAGATCTTTACTACACTGAGACCTCATCAAGCTCATTAGAAGACTTGTCCATGTCACTATACTTGGCCACAACATCTTTGTAACGGGACCAATGTGAGACTAACAAGAAATAGGCAAAGTTTAGAGTCATCATACCAGCAACAAAGTAGTAGAAATATGTTAAGATTAGAGTTACGATCTCTCTCCCTCTTGTAACTCCCTTaacaattaatatatgaaaagtACGATTGCAATATAACAAAGGGAAATCCCGATTACAAAGTACTGAGCTGATAAAGATACTATGATCTCATGTCGTTCATAGCTGCAGGTCTCATAGCGACTCTACACACATCAATAACAGCATGAAAACTAAAAGTAACAACTAATACTTATCTTATACGAAAAGAAAAGTATCTTCTTAGCAAAGCCTCTCTCTCACTCCGAGGCTTTGCTCTTCTTCCTTTATTCTTCTCCAACGCTAAGCCTCTCCTCCACTCCGAGGCTTTGCTCAACCAACTCGTTTCCTCCCTTCCTCTGTTCTTCCTCAGTACCACATGATCTCTTCCTGAAGTAGACCTGCTGCAACGTATCAATACCCCGCCCAACGAGACGTAGCTTGTCCTCAAGCTGAAATTCAGGAAACTGTTGCGCAAATTCCCACCCCAACATCCACGAAGACTCATGCGGTGGTAGGTCCATCCACTGCACAAGTACCTCCAAACACCCAGTCGCTGTGTAACGTGTTTCCAGTATCTTGTCAGGCGTCAAAATGAACTGACCTTGCGGTGAGAACGACTGTGGTAGCGGAGTGAACTGCGTAGTCGTCCCCACTACTTGTTTCAGTTGCGAGACATGGAACACATGATGCACACGAGACCCCTCAGGCAAACGTAGACGGTAAGCAACCGGTCCAATCATAACTTCAAAGGGACCGTAGAACTTAGCGGCTAACTTTTGACACAAGCGTCGCGACACCGACTGTTGGCGGTACGGCCTGAGTTTGAGGAAAACCATATCTCCCACCTCAAAAGAGAGCTCGCGACGATGCTTGTCAGCTGACTTCTTCATCCTCTGTTGAGCCTTCTCTAGGAACAACTTCAACTGATCGAGCATGCTATCACGTTCCTTAAGGTTCGTTTCCAATTCGAAGTTGGCAGTGGAGCCAGGCTCGAAACGCAGCAACGGTGGTGGATCCCGACCATAGACAACCTTGAAAGGAGTGGTCTGGATCGCAGTGTGAAAACAGGTGTTGTACCAGTACTCAGCCCACAACAGATACTGCAGCCAAGTCTTCGGGTGAGTGGATGTGAAGCAGCGCAGGTATGTCTCTAAGCATCGGTTTAGCACTTccgtttgcccatcagtttgggGGTGAAACGCAGTGCTATACTTCAGCGTAGTACCTGCCAACTTCATACACTATTTCCAAAAGGAACTCAACAAGATTTTGTCGCGGTCAGAGACGATGGAGGCTGGAAACCCGTGGAGTTTCACAAGCTCCGAAGTGAACTTAGCAGCCACATCAACTGCGGTGTAAGGGTGCTTGAGACTGTAGAAGTGGGAATACTTGCTCAGTCTGTCGACAACGACAAAGATCACACTTGTTTTGTTCGATGATGGCAAACCATCGATGAAATCCATGCTAATGTCCTGCCATATCTGTGAGGGAATAGGCAAAGGTTGCAAGAGGCCTGCTGGAGTCAATGTTGAAGACTTGTGAGTCTGACAAATGACGCACTGAGTCACATACTCCTGCACTGTCTTGCGCA is a genomic window containing:
- the LOC108813085 gene encoding calcium-dependent protein kinase 10; protein product: MGNCNVCVRPPESENSKPTPKPKKTNQNRKLNPFTSDFIRSPVRTRGIKDVIIPTSHQTKITDKYILGRELGRGEFGITHLCTDRETREALACKSISKRKLRTAVDVEDVRREVSIMSTLPDHPNVVKLRGTYEDSENVHLVMELCEGGELFDRIVARGHYTERAAAAVARTVAEVVMMCHVNGVVHRDLKPENFLFANKKENSALKAIDFGLSVFFKPGDKFTEIVGSPYYMAPEVLKRDYGPEVDVWSAGVIIYILLCGVPPFWAETEQGVALAILRGVIDFKRDPWPQISESAKSLVRQMLDPDPTKRLTAQQVLAHPWIQNAKKAPNVPLGDIVRSRLKQFSMMNRFKKKVLRVIAEHLSIQEVEVIKDMFTLMDDDNDGRITYPELRAGLQKVGSQLGEPEIKMLMEVADVDGNGFLDYGEFVAVIIHLQKIENDELFKLAFMYFDKDGSTYIELDELREALTDELGEPDISVLNDIMREVDSDKDGRINYDEFVTMMKAGTDWRKASRQYSRERFKSLSINLMKDGSLHLHDALTGQSVPV